Proteins from one Periplaneta americana isolate PAMFEO1 chromosome 6, P.americana_PAMFEO1_priV1, whole genome shotgun sequence genomic window:
- the LOC138701240 gene encoding serine/threonine-protein phosphatase PP1-gamma catalytic subunit B yields MAETDKLNIDSIIARLLEVRGARPGKNVQLTESEIRGLCLKSREIFLSQPILLELEAPLKICGDIHGQYYDLLRLFEYGGFPPESNYLFLGDYVDRGKQSLETICLLLAYKIKYPENFFLLRGNHECASINRIYGFYDECKRRYNIKLWKTFTDCFNCLPVAAIVDEKIFCCHGGLSPDLQSMEQIRRIMRPTDVPDQGLLCDLLWSDPDKDTMGWGENDRGVSFTFGAEVVAKFLHKHDFDLICRAHQVVEDGYEFFAKRQLVTLFSAPNYCGEFDNAGAMMSVDETLMCSFQILKPADKRKFTYGGLNAGRPVTPPRGATNKNKKK; encoded by the exons ATGGCTGAAACAGATAAATTGAACATTGATAGTATTATAGCACGGTTATTAGAAG TTCGTGGAGCAAGACCCGGAAAAAATGTCCAATTAACGGAAAGTGAAATCCGGGGTCTCTGCCTGAAATCTCGGGAAATATTTCTTTCCCAACCCATTCTTCTGGAATTGGAAGCACCGCTAAAGATATGTG GTGATATTCATGGTCAGTATTATGACCTTCTCCGGCTATTTGAATATGGAGGATTTCCTCCTGAATCCAACTACTTGTTTCTTGGTGACTACGTGGATAGAGGAAAGCAGTCTCTTGAAACAATTTGTCTCCTGCTggcttacaaaataaaatatccagAGAATTTCTTTTTGCTCAGGGGTAACCATGAATGCGCAAGCATTAATAGGATATACGGCTTCTACGATGAAT GCAAACGGCGGTATAACATAAAACTTTGGAAAACTTTTACGGATTGTTTTAATTGCCTTCCTGTGGCGGCAATTGTGGATGAGAAAATCTTCTGTTGTCATGGTGGCCTAAGTCCTGACCTACAGAGTATGGAACAGATTCGACGGATAATGAGGCCGACAGATGTGCCTGATCAAGGGCTTTTGTGTGACTTACTATGGTCAGATCCTGACAAG GATACAATGGGTTGGGGTGAAAATGATAGAGGTGTCTCTTTCACATTTGGAGCAGAAGTTGTTGCCAAGTTTTTGCATAAACATGACTTCGATTTAATCTGCAGAGCGCATCAG GTTGTGGAGGATGGTTACGAATTCTTTGCCAAGCGTCAGTTAGTAACACTCTTTTCAGCGCCCAACTATTGTGGCGAGTTTGACAATGCAGGTGCCATGATGTCTGTGGATGAAACACTTATGTGCTCCTTCCAGATACTTAAG